The genomic stretch AAACAATTACTCCATTTACTTCTTCTGCATTGTAAATCAGGTTGTCACCCGGATTTCCTGCAAAAACTGTAAGGTTAGCAATAAATAAAATTGCTACAACGAGCATTCCTTTCAAAAAATTGATCTTCTTCATGATATTGATATGTTAGATTGTTACTTTCATATTGTTTTTAAAAACGGTGCAAATGTACGAAAGAAAATTGAATCTCCTAACATTTCTGCTAAAAAATGATTATATTTTTGCAAAATGTCACTGATTAAACAAATATTAATAATTGTATAAGATCTATTTATTACAATTATCTTGTGTTTGTGTTTTTCATTTACGTTCGGGATGGCAAATGAAAAGCTCAATGGATTGGAAAAGACCATTGAGCTTTTATGATATAAATACCTTATATATAGTACTATATATCTTGCGAATAGTTGGTTTCTATATGCTTTAATGCGCTTCAAGCCAGTTGCTTCCCCAACCGCAGTCTGCGCGTAAAGGTACTTGCATATGGTAGGCATTTTCCATCTCTTCAATCACAATTTTCTGTACTTTTTCCTTTTCTTCGGGTAGAACGCTGAAATTTAACTCATCATGTACCTGAAGTATCATTTTGGACTTTATATTTTCAGATTGAAAGCGCTGGTATATGCGTACCATAGCTGCCTTGATAATATCGGCTGCACTTCCCTGGATAGGAGCATTGATGGCATTTCGTTCGGCATATCCGCGCACAACCGAATTTCTGGAATTGATATCCGGAAGATATCGTTTACGGCCGAATATGGTTTCAATATATCCTTGCCTGCGGGCAAGGTCGATGCTTTTGTCCATATATTCCTTTATTTGGGGATAAGTTTCGAAATAGCCGTCTATTAGTTCTTTTGCCTCTTTGCGGTCTACATTCATACGTTCTGCCAGTCCGAATACGCTGATGCCGTAGATGATACCGAAATTAGCTGTTTTTGCTTTACTGCGTTGTTCGCGGGTAACTTTGTCTATACTTATCTTATATACTTTTGCTGCGGTGGCGGCATGAATGTCATCTCCTTCCTTGAAAGCCTCTATCATATTGGCGTCTCCGCTAAGGTGTGCCATAATGCGTAACTCAATCTGTGAATAGTCGGCGGAGAAAAATTCGCAACCATCATCGGGAATGAAGGCCTTACGGATTTCCTTGCCGTCTTCGTTGCGGATGGGGATGTTCTGAAGGTTCGGGTTGCTGGAACTGAGTCGGCCGGTAGCAGTGACCGTTTGATTGAACGAAGTATGAATTTTACCTGTTTCTTTATTAATCAATAGGGGCAGAGCATCAATATAAGTACCGAGAAGCTTCTTCAGACCGCGGTGTTCCAATATCTTGCCTACTATTTCGTGTTTCCCTCGCAGGCTTTCCAATACTTCTTCACTGGTGACATATTGTCCGGTTTTGGTTTTCTTGGCTTTCTCCACGATACGCAGCTTGTCAAACAGCACTTCACCTACCTGTTTGGGTGAGGCTATGTTGAAATCCGTACCTGCCAGTTGGTGCACTTCTTCTTCTATTTGGTTCATGCGGGCGGTGAAATGTTCCGAGGTCTGTTTTAAGGCTTCAGTGTCTACACGCACGCCGTTGCGTTCTATATAAGCAAGTACGGGGACCAGGGGCATTTCTATTTCGTAGAAGAGTTTTTCCGCATCGTTGGTTTTCAATTCCTGTTCCAAGATGTTTTTCAATTTCAGTGTGACATCAGCATCCTCGCACGCGTACTTATAGATAGCTTCGGGGGAGAGATCGCGCATATTCTTCTGACCTTTGCCTTTGGGACCAATCAGTTCTTCGATGTGGATAGTCTGATAATGCAGGTAGATTTCGGCAAGGTAGTCCATATTGTGGCGCAATTCCGGTTGTAGTACATAATGTGCCACCATGGTATCGAACAGGGGACCGCGCACTTCAGTTCCGTAGTTGCCCAATACCAGCATATCGTATTTTATATTTTGTCCTACTTTCAACGCTCCTTCTTTTTCGAAAGCCGGCCGGAACTCATTAACTATTTTTTGCGCTTCGGTCCGATCGGCAGGTACAGGGACATAAAATGCTTGATTTTCGGCATAGCTGAAGCTCATTCCCACGAGTTCTGCGGTGATGGGATCGGTTCCTGTTGTTTCCGTGTCTAGACTGAAAATTTCTTTTGTAAGTAAGTTTTGTAATAATTCAGATCTTTTCTCTTCTGTATCAATGAGTTGATAGTCGTATTTTAAATTATCTAAACATGCTAGATTCGAATATTTCTCACTTTCCGTCCCTCCGTCGGTAAATTCTGCAAAGAGATTGCCTTGAGGGGAAGACGGAGAAGCGGGCGATTTGCCATTCGAAGCCGGTTCACCGAAAAGGGAGAGTTGTCCCGAACCGTCCGGCATGTTTCCCTGCCGGGCGCTTCCTTCCGGTGTGCGGTTTCGTCCTTGCAGATCGTTTCCGGTCGCATCGGTGTATGTTCCGGCGAAGGCGGATTTCTTGTTTCGGTTGAAAACGCGGTCGATGAGGGTACGGAACTCCATCTCTTCAAAAATCTTCCGTAGTTCCTCTTCATTTGGTTCTTCTCTTTTCAGTTCGTCCATGTTCAATGTGATGGGGACATCAATCTTGATAGTTGCCAGAAACTTGGAGAACTCAATCATTTTCCGGTTGGCTTCCACTTTGGTTTTCAAGGCTCCTTTCAGTTCGGCAGAGTGGGAGAGAAGATTCTCGATGCTGCCATATTGCGCGATTAACTTTTGTGCTGTTTTCTCGCCCACTCCCGGACAACCGGGAATGTTGTCGGAACTATCGCCCATCAGTCCCAGCATATCAATGACTTGTGCGGGTGACTGGATATCGAACTTTGCCTTTACCTCTTCTATGCCCATCACTTCAAAACCGCCTGTATGCTTGGGACGGTACATGAAGACATTTCCGCCCACCAGTTGACCATAGTCTTTGTCTGGTGTCATCATATAAGTAGTGATCCCTCGTTTGCCGGCTTCGGTGGCCAGTGTACCGATCACGTCGTCAGCCTCGTATCCCGGTATTTCCAGAATAGGAATACGATAGGCCCGGATAATATCCTTTATAATGGGTACAGACAAACGGATTACTTCGGGTGTTTCTTCACGTTGTGCCTTATACTGTTCATAGGCCTCGTGCCGGAAGGTGGGACCGGCGGGATCAAATGCCACACCGATGTGCGTAGGATTTTCTTTCTTCAAGACCTCTTCCAGTGTATTGACAAATCCCAGTACGGCTGAAGTGTTGAAACCCTTGGAGTTAATGCGCGGGCTTTTGATGAAAGCGTAATACGCGCGGTATATTAATGCATAAGCATCTAATAGAAAAAGTTTGTCCATTCTTAAAAATCTTTAGTTTTTTCATTGTAAAAGTACAAAAAAATACCGTATTCCGTCTTTTATTACTACTTTTGTGCACAAATTAACCTGCATGGACAAATTACAGCAAATCA from Phocaeicola dorei encodes the following:
- the polA gene encoding DNA polymerase I; this translates as MDKLFLLDAYALIYRAYYAFIKSPRINSKGFNTSAVLGFVNTLEEVLKKENPTHIGVAFDPAGPTFRHEAYEQYKAQREETPEVIRLSVPIIKDIIRAYRIPILEIPGYEADDVIGTLATEAGKRGITTYMMTPDKDYGQLVGGNVFMYRPKHTGGFEVMGIEEVKAKFDIQSPAQVIDMLGLMGDSSDNIPGCPGVGEKTAQKLIAQYGSIENLLSHSAELKGALKTKVEANRKMIEFSKFLATIKIDVPITLNMDELKREEPNEEELRKIFEEMEFRTLIDRVFNRNKKSAFAGTYTDATGNDLQGRNRTPEGSARQGNMPDGSGQLSLFGEPASNGKSPASPSSPQGNLFAEFTDGGTESEKYSNLACLDNLKYDYQLIDTEEKRSELLQNLLTKEIFSLDTETTGTDPITAELVGMSFSYAENQAFYVPVPADRTEAQKIVNEFRPAFEKEGALKVGQNIKYDMLVLGNYGTEVRGPLFDTMVAHYVLQPELRHNMDYLAEIYLHYQTIHIEELIGPKGKGQKNMRDLSPEAIYKYACEDADVTLKLKNILEQELKTNDAEKLFYEIEMPLVPVLAYIERNGVRVDTEALKQTSEHFTARMNQIEEEVHQLAGTDFNIASPKQVGEVLFDKLRIVEKAKKTKTGQYVTSEEVLESLRGKHEIVGKILEHRGLKKLLGTYIDALPLLINKETGKIHTSFNQTVTATGRLSSSNPNLQNIPIRNEDGKEIRKAFIPDDGCEFFSADYSQIELRIMAHLSGDANMIEAFKEGDDIHAATAAKVYKISIDKVTREQRSKAKTANFGIIYGISVFGLAERMNVDRKEAKELIDGYFETYPQIKEYMDKSIDLARRQGYIETIFGRKRYLPDINSRNSVVRGYAERNAINAPIQGSAADIIKAAMVRIYQRFQSENIKSKMILQVHDELNFSVLPEEKEKVQKIVIEEMENAYHMQVPLRADCGWGSNWLEAH